The Macaca fascicularis isolate 582-1 chromosome 13, T2T-MFA8v1.1 sequence AGGACTGGAGGCACGACCCATTTAATCCACCTTGAGGCCCAGCCAGCACAGCCCACCTCTCCTCTCCAGGCCAGGGCCCCACACACGTTCCGCCTGACAGCCAGCCAAGCTCTGCAGTGCCCCGCCCTCCACCTGCCAGGGAGGCTCCAGGCATCATACCTGCCACCACAGGGTAGGTCTGGTGAGTCGACAGGTTGCGCCCCAAGGGCGTGTTGGAAGGGGTCAGGGTGGCCTTCCCGTCGTCCAGGCTGCTGTTGAGCAAGGGCAGCGGGTAGAGGCCCTGGGGAGCAAAGAGAAGTCAGCGCACAGAGATGATCCGACAAGCCGACCTTCCTGCAGACCTTGAGCCTGTCCTAGGGCTTAGCAGCCCTAATCTCCCCAGGAGATTTCCTCATCGTCCCCTTCTTCCTTTACGTTCTCAACTCCACTCAGCACTTTTCGTTCATGCTCATTGTCCTCCTGCATCCCTGGAATTCAAGGCCAGCTGGTGGCATGGGTGCTCTGGTGTGGGATAGAGGGTCTCAGCCGGAGGACCACACCCTGGCTAGATGGCTGGTCGGCTTCCTGGTTTCACCACACTGTTGTGACCCACAGAATACAGGACGGTGCCAAGGACTGGAGCAGTCTCCAACCGGACTGTTCGGGTCCTTCCATCTGTGATTCTTCCCCAGATAGGGAACCCAGGCACAGAGGTTTAAGAAACTTGTCCCACTTCCATATGGACCAAAGATAGGATTCAGACTTGAGGGATCAGAATGCCTCTGCTGTCAACCACTGTCCCAAACTGGGTGACCTAAGGACCACTTCTTACATTTGCAAAGAGCTTACATCAGAGCTTTGCCTCTGTTGTCCTAGTAGAGTCCCCCAGCAGCCCAGTGACATGGGTGAGTAATATTATGTCTGTTATTGATTTTATACGTGGAGCCTGGAACTCAGAGAGGTAAATGGCCTAGTTTTGTGTAATGAAACTGAGACTAAACCCAAGATTTCGGCTGTGGACCCAGGTGCTTTACCCATCACGtggatttcttcttttctgtctccaCATCCAAACAAATAGAAGTGTGCAAGTTCAGCTTGAAAATGGTAtttagagttttttttgttggaaacactctttatCAAGTACCTGTGGGTCTTCATCAATAAGACCTCATTTTAAATGCCTCGTGGCCTCCCCTTGCCAGGAGCACAGCTGTGACCTTAGGTACTCCTTCTGAAAAGAACTTGTTTAACTAAAGGCAAGTGTGCCTCATCCTCACCATGGCCTCCTCCCACCGGGGAAGCAGATAGCACAGAAAAAAGAACACATCCATTCCCCACATACCTTCACACACGTCACATACCTGCTACATGAGATATGCAAAGCTGAATTCAGGGAATGCTCAGTGGTTACATAACAGTGCCACTAAAGGCAATTGTTTTCAGTGATTTCCATCAAGCTGGGTTCTGCAAAGATCCACAGCACTTTCCGGTTGCATGCTGGGCACTTTTGGAAGCTGCAGTCAATTCTGGAGGCCACCAGGGCACCATTAGCACATAGCAGCAATTACTGACTAAATGGTGCTCTGGTTCCATGCCTTCCAAGGGGGCTCACTTAGAGGCAGGGTGGAGTTGCttagggccttttttttttttttgagacggagtttcgctcttgttgcccaagctagagtgcaatggcgcgatcttggctcactgcaacctctgcctcccgggttcaagtgattcccctgcctcagcccgagtagcagggactacaggcgtgtgctaccataccaggctaattttttatatctttagtagagatgggggtttcaccatgtttgccaggctagtcttaaactcctgacgtTGTAATCCGCCTggctcgacctcccaaagtgctgggattacaggcgtgagccaccacacctggccagggtcTAGGTTACTGAAATTGAACAAAACATATAATTTCTAGAGAGtgtaagaaaagtttaaaatgctTTATGGATGTGTTGTTTTGACAGCAAAATATCTACTCAGAATCCTGTAGCTATTTCAAAATTCAAGTAACTTAAAAATACCTATATAGTCAAAATATTTTGGTGATTTTGTATTCAATAGCTGAAACTTCCCAGTGAttattggacttttttttttttttttttttttagctggaatTGAACTTGAATTGGGGCAGAGCAGCACGATGCTTCAGAACTTCAGCAAGTCTGAGCCCTGGTTCTGCAATGACTTGCCAGGTAGCTTTAGTCTGCTTGACTGCTCTGAAGCTTAATTTTCTCACCTGTATGGGAGTCATAGACTCTATGAGGCTGATGTAAGCATTACATGAAATTTTATATACTTATACATAACGTGCTTAGCACCGAATACTTGGTGACAACAGATGCCCAGTGAGAGTTATCATAGATATTATTTCAGAATCATGTGAAGAGTCAGAAGCCAccaaattcttcatttctgtcagtAAGCCGATATTCATATTCTGCTGATGTTTTTTGAtgcatttgtaaaatagggaaaTAAAAGCTGTATGACTTCTAGCTATGTCTGGTCATGAAATAGCAACCAGGAATAACATGATGTTTCTGTTGAACACTTCCCCCTgccctttgttgttgttgttgttgtttttttttcagagggagccttgctgtgtcacccaggctggagtgcagtggcacaatcttggcttactgcaacctctgcctcccaggttcaagtgattctcctgcctcagcctcctgagtagctaggattacaggtgcatgccaccagttctggctaatttttgtatttttagtagatatgtgatattgccatgttggccaggctggtctcaaactcctgacctcaggtgacccgttcacctcagcctcccaaagtactgggactacaggtgtgggccaccgtgcctggtccccCACTTGTTGATTTTACAGAAAAGATGGCTGTGTTACAACCTGTTAAGGTCAGGTATGAGTACTTGTGCTTCATTCTTGGCTCCCCAAGCCAGCGGGCCTTCCTATGCCCAGGTGAGAGAGCACGGAGTGTTACTTTGGCAGCACAGTCAGTTACCAGAGGTGGGAAAAGCAAAGGCCAGGCAGGACATGAGGGGCCCTTGCACTGGCTGGTTCTCCCTGCCCTTCACCACCCTCCAGGTGAATGACTGGGTGAGTAATGATTTACTGAGGAGGTAATGAATAATTTATGGACACTGCTggacctcagtctcctcatctgaaaGATGAGTGGTTGGAGAAGTTCAATGGtattcaaatgcttttttttttcagtcttcaaATACGTATTTACGTAGAGGCACCATATCTGAAGCAGGTGACAGTGGACCAGTCTGAATGAAATGAGGATTGGCAGGCCTGAGCTCCAAAACCTTCTGGTTGCCCGAGCCCTCCTTGTCTTGCTTGGCCTTGGATTATCTCCACACAAATGGAGAAACTGGATGAGGTGGTCACAGAGGTCTCTGCAAGCTCAAAGACTTTCTCATTCCAGGATCCCCCCTGTTCATATGCCAGCGTGACATGGGAGTGCTCTGTAGTCAAGCAGGGTCCTTTGGAGGGCTTAGGGATGGAGTCAGGAAATGGCTCTGGGACTCAGTGGGTGTCCAGAGTCTTATCAGCAGGGTTTCTTTACTTTCACtgggtggctggtgcctgtacaCTGAGTTTTGCAGGCTTGCTCTCACAGAGCGAGCTTCCTGCAGGCTCCCCACTGCAACCCCCTTTCCTTCCTGGAGCTGTGTGCTGACTGGTAGGTGAGCACCCAGGCCCTCTCCCCATGGCTGCTGACGGCCAGCTTTCTCTGCACCCTCGTGGTTGCCACAGTCAAAGCTGATAAAATTGCTGATGCAGATTGCCTGCCCAGCTGCGAGTGCTGGCACGGGACCAGCAGCCCAGACGGTCACTGGAAGTGGTTGGGCTGATTATTGGCATCATCTCCATTGTCCTACTCAGTTCTTAAAGGCATATGGGCTTGCCTCACTCCTACAGCAAATGACGGCATGGGCAAAGAGGGGCAACAGACACCACCCTGAAGACACTCCTCATCTGGTTGACTTGGTGGGGTTAAGGGAAAAAGATGTGATGACTAGGGACTGAGAGCTCGGTGGTTCTGCCAGAGCTGCAGAGTCTTTGTTGGCCTCGGGGTGGGACCTCTCACATCTCTGTCAGCTTGTCACAGATGCCAACCTGTTATGATTCATTTCACCTGTCCTGAGCACTAGCAAGAAAAATTCCCTGTAGCTTGTGATGTATTATTCTGAATTTCTCaactcattcattcgttcattcattcactataCCATTACTCTCTATTATAAGGGGGGCACAATGGTAGGTGCTGGGAATAAAAACGACGTTTCATGTTTCATGAGGCTTCTCTGTCCTTAAGGAGTCCGCATGTCTTTGTACCTCTCTGTCTGCCACATTATTAAGCTACACTGTGAGAAGCTACTGAGAGCGGCATGTGGGACATGCAGAAGGACAAGAGGTGGGAGAGATGATTCATGTCGGAGAGGCAGGGGAGCACTCACGGAGAGGGTGATGTTTGAGCCGAGTCATGAAGGCTAGTGGTATTTTTCCATGCAGAGAAGTGGGAGGAAAGGCATTCTGTGTGGAGGGCACACGGTGTGCAAGGGCAGAGAGATGTGAGCGAGGGTGGCGTGCTTGCGGCCATGAGTAATGCAAGAGCATGGGGGTGTGCAGGATGAGTGGCCAAAGGCGGGGCTAGGAAGTGGTGGCTGAGGTCATTATGTGAAGGCTTTGTGCTACTGCTTCAGAGTTGTGGAACCCGACCTCGAGGTCTGGGGAAGATGCTGATGGCAAGGGATGGCATCATCAGGTTGTGCTGCCATCCCTGAAAGGCCCAGGCTCAAAGGTTTTGGGTTAAGTAAGCCAGGAGGGttagaaagagaggaagatgcCAGGGCATCTGGTAAGATAAAGCATGTGTCAGGCTTGGAGTTGCATGAGGCAGGTGCCCTGAGCCCATTGATGCAACTTCCAGCTGCTTTGGTGGCGGAGCGCAGGCACATTTGGAGAGCACACCTTGCTCTGGCCCCTGCCCACTCTGTTCACCTCCCAGGGCCCAGCTTCTCACCTGCTCGCCTTTGGTGTGGCTGGGGGAAGCATAGGCCTCCGGGTAGTGCTGCCGCTCAAATGGGCACTCGAGTGGCTCGAGGTGGTGCTGGCTGAAGGCGTCTGTGCGAAGGTGCTTTCGGGGTCCGCTGCTGCTGCTCTGTGAGTCGATGCTCAGCCGGCAGCTATCCTGATCACCTGGTACCCCCCAGTCAGGAAGAAAGCTTTTAGGGGACATATCTACTCATGCCTTAGGCCAAAGTAGAGGACTGACTCCAAGCCGACTCACTGTGGAGGGAGAAAAAGGGCCAGCCACCTGGGCCCAGGAGCCTTGGCCAACTGACAGACAGGACATGTGACAGTCACATGCCGAGCTCCTACAGAGTCCCATGTCATAAGTGGAAAGGCTTCTGTCCCCATCAAAGCCTGAGCAAACTGCCCTCGTGCACCCCCGCTGCCCCCCTGTCCCAGCACTCACTGTCATCCATTTTCCTCTTGTCACTGCCAGGCTGAGCGATGCCCAGGAGCCCATTGATGGAGTAGGTGGAGCCCAGGGAATCCGACTGGGGTGACTCTGGAGGAGTTACAGCTGAGCTGGGGACTGCAgcgggggagagggagagagtcaGGGGTGGGACACTCCTCAGTCCTGGGTGACTCTGGGGGAGTTACAGCTGAGCTGGGGACtgcagtggggagagggagagagtcaGGGGTGGGAGTGACACCCCTCACAGGCCTGGGGTGACTCCAGGGTGACTGCGGGGGGTACGGGGAGAGGGTCAGGGTGCAGGAGTGACACCCCTCACAGCCCCTGCTGACACTGTGGAGGAGGCAGCAAGCCGAGCCGTGGACTGAGCCCCAAAGGGGCTCAGGTCCTTCCTCCAGGGGGCCTGCTGGTGGGAGGGATTCTTGGAGTCAGAGCTGTCTCAAATGTTTGCACCTCTCCATAGTTCAGTGAATCTGCCCTGGGAACAGGCCAGATTTTGTCATAGTGGCACAGCTCCGTCCACACATGGgtttgtgaatagtactgtgcacagctgtgtctgtgtgggtgtgtctgtgtgtgcctctgtgtatgtgtgggtgcACTGAAGGATGTGTGGGTACACTGAAGGATGTGTGTGCATCCAGGTCTCTCAGCACTCACTCAGCGTGTGTCCGGGGCTCAGGGACTTGGTGGCCACGCAGCTGTCCATAGGGAGGTTGAATGGTTGCTGCACTTTGGTCCGGATGATTCTGTGATGAAGAGAAGAAAGGCcatgagagagaagaggaggaaagagaactCACGGCTGCCCCAGACCCAGTTGCCTTTTTGACACTCCTTTGGGTATCTCAAAGGCACTTGAAACTCAACTGTTCACAGTAAAGTCCGTGACCCTACTCTGCACGCCTAGTCCTCCCCAGTTGTCCGTATTTCATGATTGGTACCATCAGTCGCTCAAGGCCAAAACAGAGATGGGGCTTAACATCTGCTTCCCTCTCTTTCCAATCAAACCCATCATCGAGTTCTGTGTTTTGACCTTGTGAACCTCGCCAATGTTGacccctctcttcttctctccatcAGCACCTTAGTGCATGTCACCACCACTGTTCCACGGTCACTCACTGGCCCACGCCCATCCCCTCTTGATCCTTTCTAAGTGATTCTCCCTACTGCTGCCACAGTGGACTTTCTGAAATGCAAGTTGACCACCTGCTTAAAATCTGCCAACAGTTTCCCATTGCTTTATGACCAAACGCAAGAAGGTATAACAGCTCCCAGCCTCTGAAAGGCCACCTCTGCTGGCATCTTCAACTTCAGCCTATCTTATGCTCCCCTGCTCTCTatctactgttttcttttctttctgttttctttttcttcttcttcttcttttttttttttttttgagatggagtctcactgttgtcacccaggctggagtgcagtggcgtgatctcagctcactgcaacctctgcctcccaggttcaagtgattatcctgtctcagcctcccaagtagctgggattacaggcacccaccaccacacccagttaatttttgcatttttagaagagatggagtttcaccatgttggccagattggtctcaaacacctgacctcaggtgatccacctgccttggcctcccaaagtgctgggattacagacatgagccactgcacctggcctatctaCTGGTTTTCTTTTGATCCTATtagccacagggcctttgcatagCTGTTTAAACTCTTTTCACCTagttctcttattttttcttactcAGGGGAAGACTCATGACCTTCATAAACCAAATAATCCTACGCTAGCTTGCATATCCTCATGTTCCTTTTCTTAGCAGGACTTACAGctgtatttttacaatattttttgtaGGTAGTTGATTAATATCTGTGTTCTCATTAAACTGTAAGCTCCGCAAAGATGGGTTTTGTGTGTCCCCAGGACCTCGCACaagatgaatgagtgaattatgtgcgaatgaattaatgaacaagCGAGTAAGTAAATGATTGATTGAGGCAGTGAGTGAATCACTGAGGGACTAAAAAAATGAGTGAATGCTTGAATGTGGGCCGGGTTAGGGGTCTGGTGGCTTAGAAAAGGATCAACTCATGAATATTCTTTTATTGAATGAAAGAGGATGTGGTGTTTGAGGAAGGAAACTGTAGATAGCACACTATGGCTTGGGGCCAGGGGGAGGGTGCCCCACAGCATGGGGcaaggcaggaggcagggaggtaTGGTATCTGCCTGGAGCCAGGTGTGCTCCCTGCCTGATTCTTCAGCATCAGGCCCCTTCCCGGCCTCTGCTCCACCCAAGCCAGTTCCTTCttgtttctttcctgatttccccAAAGCCCAGGGGCCCCAGCCTGATGCCAGAGGCTGCTTTCTCTCTTACCTATTAATGGAACTGACACTGGGCACAGTGTCATTGTCACAGACGCCCTCAGCCAGGAGCCGGTCTCGGATCTCCCAGGCAAACATGGTAGGGTTCTGGCGTTTGTAGTCCCCAATCTTCTCCACCACCTTGGGGGTGGCCACCTTGGGCTTGGAGCCCCCTATCACTCCAGGACGGATGCTGCCAGTCTCGTAGTACCTACTCCAATAGAGAACCCCAAAGAATTACCCAATAAGCAGGTGGGGTCTTTAGACAGTGACTTAGCCAGAGCCTCCCTCCTCTCTAAGGCCTCTGGGGAGGGGTATGAGAGTGAAACGTGCCCCCAAGGCTGTCCTCAAATGCTTGATATGCATGGAACTATCTGTTTCCCTCGCATGGGTAGGTTCATGCTACTGCCAACCCAGCACCCTCCGCTAAAGGCCTCAccttggcttctctctctctcttccctctgacCAGTCTCTTGTGTCCTAGCACCTGCAACAGCCATCATATGGGACACAAAAGATTTCCCTTATAAGAAAGGAAATCTTGGTGTGCCTGATGTGTGAATGACAGGGGCACAGCAGTTTGCTCTATCCAGCTTCTCTTGGCTAAAGcacgaccttttttttttttttttttgagacagggtctcactctgtcacccaggctggagtgcatgggacaatcttggctcacttcaaactctgcctcctgggttcaagcgattctcctgccttagcttcccgagtagctgggattacaagcgcctgccaccacacccggctaatttttgtatttttagtagagacgggtttcactgagttggcctggctggtcttaaactcctgacctcaagtgaaacGCCcgcctttggcctcccaaagagctgggattacaggcatcagccaccagcCAATGACTGTTTTCTTCGGCCACTTAGAAAGCTAGCTGAGGTCACTGGACCCTCTGCTCTATCTTGCTGGTTCACCTTTGCTCCCTGCCCTGTCCAAGCTTGAGGCATATCCCTCACCCCCCGGTCGCTAGTTTTCTATCAGGTTTTAGCAGGTTCAAGTTGAAGCTTCTCCTCATGGACTCTGGAATCCTGACCTTGCTTGGATCCCCAGCCAGGTCTAGCTTGTTAAGCTGAGCCTCCTCTTCTGGGGCCtccacccttcccctccctttATCCTCCAAGTAGTTGCTTTGGCAGATCAACGGCCTATGTCAGCATATCCTCCTCTTCTTGTTGTAGAAACTGTCTGCTCTCATCTGCATGAAAAAGAATCTGGCTCTTTAAAACTCCATTCATCTGTTGCTTCCATCCGAGACTCATCTCCTCTGGGACACCACAGCCCATCACAGGAATCCCCTCTCCCAAGCCCAGCAAAGCATCACACCTTTCCCTAACTACTTCAGGAAGGGAGCCAGGGTTTTCACGGTTCAGAGAACAGTCCAGGTCCCTTTGCCTTGTCCAGGCCTCCTCCTAAATCCACCTAAGGGTCAGAGCAGGGGGACAGGCACGTGCACACAGAGCTGACTGGAAGCTCTGGCACAGAGGCGTTTTTAATGGAAGTGGCTTTGCAGACTGGAATCTGTGACTGTGTCAGCTCAGAAGCAGGCCTTTGCTGCTTCTGGTCTCTCCTGAACCTTTggttcagtggttctcaaccctggctgcagagAATTAGAGTCTCTGGCTGGGGACGGACGGGTTGGGGAGTTATAAACCAAAATTTGGGCCTATTTCCTTTaagttctgatttaattggtccgGGCTGGGGCATAAACAGTATTGCTATTTTTAGAATCAGCCTTCCTCAGGTGACGCTCATGTGCTGCCAGGGCTACGAAGCGCCGATCTGGGGTCTTGGGGAATTATAGTTTGAGAAGCATAAACTCAGATGTCCCTCTTTTAGGGGTTAGACCTTGGGAGCTCATCTGACTGTCTGTCCCCTCCCTAGTGGCCCAATTTCCCTAGGTCTCGGTAGGAGGAGGACCTTTGGggaagattctcctgccttagaagAAGAGAAGCCTACAGCAAATGAGACATAGAGcaaaagagaagaagggagagggagaaagtaaaaggataaatGGACAAAGAAAGAACGAAGGGCAGAAAACAGTAGAAACATGGTGGCGGGGTGGAGGCCCAGAAGGACCACCATAACTGTTCAGGTCTCAGGACCAAAGCTCGACATTGGGAGCAAATCCCTATTCCCCGGGAGGGGAATTCTCCAGCTGCCCTGACGTCAGCTGGAGAGGTCAAGCCCTGCAGGGAAGGCAGCCCGCGGTGAATTTCGTGCTTACCTGCCGAGGATCTTGCTGACGCAGCCATGGCTGACGCGGAGCTGGCGAGAGATGTCACAGGGCCTCACACCCTGGTGGGCCAGGTCTACAATGCGCTGGCGGACCACTTCTGGCAGGGGTCTGCCGTTCACAAAGGCCCCTCCCAGCTGGTTCAGCCCTCCATGGCCTAAGGAGACAATATTCCCAGGGACAGTTGTCAGGGCCAGGCAGGAGTTTGGGTGGGGATTAGCTATGAGAGCaggtgtaggggtgtgtgtgtgtgtgtgtttgactgTGACCACGAAATCCCACGGCCAGGCCCTGTGGGCCCCTCTGCAGTTCTTTCTCCCAGGATGCTGGCACAAATGGTATGTGATGCTCATCCCCCACGATGGGATGGTGTCACAGGAGCACCTTGGGCTTGGGGACTCTCCAGGCAGACTCAGCCCTTCACTCCAATTCACAATCCCctattttcttccctccctctgaaAAGTGTGTAAGGAGTTGAGGATGTGGGGTCTTCCCATGCCAATACTGAGCCGTTTGACCTTCAGAAAAACCCCTTCTCTTCTCAGagtctcttttccttttgtaaaatgaGGGCACAGGTGATTTTcacctttctccttctcctcatgGAACCAGATTTTAAACTACTACCCCattgagaaaaacaaatacaaaagaataaaagtagaaCCTCTCTGGTAGAGCTTGGGCAGAGAAGGCCTGAGCCCTATCTGTGGACTTCTGGCCTAAATGACCCCCAAGATCCCTTCTTTCTCTAACAGGCCAGAGCACCAGGGACCTGCTGCAGGGTCCTCACAGGCACAGATAGCACTGGGTTCCAGGATGGACATGGGGGCTACAGGCCACTGTGGAAATCTGTCCATGTCATGGATGGATATGTGTACACATTCCCTTAGCTGCTTTCCTGACTTGGCCTCTGCTCTCTGGCCCCAGCCTATGTTTCATTCTGAGCCCATCTATCCAGTCAAATCCATATGAATTGAGTgccaactatgtgccaggcactatacaGGTCCCTGACGATGCCAAGGTGAATAAGGCAGACATGATCCCTATTCTTCCCTCATGGGGTTAATTACAGTGAGGTCCCAGACCAGCAAACAACCAGTTAACATATTTTGTGACCACTTTTGGGACTGGTGACATGCAGAGAGTTATGGGAACCACTGGAGGGGAACTTGACTTGGCTCAAGGAAACACAGAAGGGTTCCTGAGGAGGTCTAAGCTGAGACTGAAGATAAACAGGTACTGGCCaagtgagggagagaggggagaaaactgttccaggcagtgggaacagAATGTGCAAAGACTCAGAGGCAAGAGGATACTTGTCTGTTAGATTTTCCAACATATTCAACTCTATAGTCCCTAGAACCATTTTGGGCTAATTTCAGGGCCgagatttctatttttctcatgaggagactggggctcagagagTTGTAGTGATCTGATTTATATGTGTTGTTTAACTCAGCTTATATGAGGAGGAGCTTGGATCCAACCAGAATTTAAGGCTCAGATCAGGGCTGCTCCTTGAGGGGAGCCCTGTTCTGGGGCTAGAGCTACACCTGGACGCTTGTCATTAGCATTGCTATTTTGTGCTGAACATGCCATGGTCTTTTCACAACGGGCAGGATTTGGTGATATGACTGGGAGGGTAGAGCCCTGGGGTATAGGAGTCAGGGAGCTGACAGGTAAGAAGGAAGAGCCAACCCCAGGCTTCTGTGTGAACCAGTTAAAGACTATTTATGGCCGAGGGTGGGAAGTGCCTTTGCTGGGCACACAGTGCCCATTATCACCCACTGACTTAGCACATTCAGAACTGCCTTGCAATGTCTCCTCAGGGGCCCAAGCTGTCTTCAGCAGAACACTGAATTTCCCTCTAATaaagggggtgggggctgggcatggtggctgacgtctgtaatcccagcactttgggaggctgaggcgggtggatcacctgaggtcgggggttcgagaccagcctaaccaacatggtgaaatcctgtctactgaaaatactaatactactactactactaataaaaactagctgggcatggtgatacatgcctgtaatcccagctactcggaggctgaggcagtagaatagcttgaaccccgaggtggaggttgcggtgagccgagatcgcatcatttcactccagcctgggcaacaagagtgaaactccgtctcaaaaaaaaggagggtGGGGGTGCTCTAAGCCTCTACCCTGGGCAATAAGTCAGGAGGAAAAGCCCTCTGGCCAAACACCCAGCAAGAAAGATGCAATGATCCATCTTCCTGGTGGAGACAACGGGTGAGCTTGGGTACAGCTTCCACCTGTGCCCATCCAGGCAAGCCTTCCTAGTGACTGCTTCTCCACTGGGGCTGGAAGAGTGCTTGGAGGGCCTTTAGGAGAGCCCAGATGGTGGGCAGAGCGGCCTTTGCCCAGTCCTAAGCCCATTCCTCTGGTCTTCACTGGCCAGAGTGCCATTTATGAATTGCTGCAGCCGTTTGCCCTCACTGCATCATTGTTGCCTTCCGGTTCTTTTGGGTCCAGGCACTGAACACAAGGGGGCGCCAGACAGCCACCCAAACACAGACAAGAGTCCAGCTTTGTCCTTATTTTCCAGAACTTTCCCTGCTGTATCCACTTAAACTTAGGTGTTTGTGCTGGGACCTCTACATCTGGAAGCGAGGTTTCTTAGAGGTGAGGGTTCTTCACCTCTACAAATGTGAAGCAGGTTTAAACAAATTCCATTTTGGGGTGGCATGAATTGGGTATTGTGCCTTAAAAAAATGACGCTGTAAGCTGTGTGGGCCATTGCCCTTAATTATTATGAAGGACTGACTCACATCCTTGGAAACCCAAACCCTGAGAGGTTATTTACCGTCATCAGCAAGCATTGTAGTGCTGGGAAAGATGCATTCACATTTCTGGCCCCTAAACTGAATT is a genomic window containing:
- the PAX8 gene encoding paired box protein Pax-8 isoform X7; translation: MVPAVDRCGNNRCTVLSQILLLCVTQKGHGGLNQLGGAFVNGRPLPEVVRQRIVDLAHQGVRPCDISRQLRVSHGCVSKILGSRYYETGSIRPGVIGGSKPKVATPKVVEKIGDYKRQNPTMFAWEIRDRLLAEGVCDNDTVPSVSSINRIIRTKVQQPFNLPMDSCVATKSLSPGHTLIPSSAVTPPESPQSDSLGSTYSINGLLGIAQPGSDKRKMDDSDQDSCRLSIDSQSSSSGPRKHLRTDAFSQHHLEPLECPFERQHYPEAYASPSHTKGEQGLYPLPLLNSSLDDGKATLTPSNTPLGRNLSTHQTYPVVAAPPFWICSKSAPGSQPVPRSRPSMPFPMLPPCTGSSRARPSSQGERWWGPRCPDTHPTSPPADRAAMPPLPSQAWWQEVNTLAMPMATPPTPPTARPGASPTPAC
- the PAX8 gene encoding paired box protein Pax-8 isoform X9; translated protein: MPHNSIRSGHGGLNQLGGAFVNGRPLPEVVRQRIVDLAHQGVRPCDISRQLRVSHGCVSKILGSRYYETGSIRPGVIGGSKPKVATPKVVEKIGDYKRQNPTMFAWEIRDRLLAEGVCDNDTVPSVSSINRIIRTKVQQPFNLPMDSCVATKSLSPGHTLIPSSAVTPPESPQSDSLGSTYSINGLLGIAQPGSDKRKMDDSDQDSCRLSIDSQSSSSGPRKHLRTDAFSQHHLEPLECPFERQHYPEAYASPSHTKGEQGLYPLPLLNSSLDDGKATLTPSNTPLGRNLSTHQTYPVVAAPPFWICSKSAPGSQPVPRSRPSMPFPMLPPCTGSSRARPSSQGERWWGPRCPDTHPTSPPADRAAMPPLPSQAWWQVRRGLAGRGALHRGSIGARWDTRGKRHSVPYS
- the PAX8 gene encoding paired box protein Pax-8 isoform X6, which translates into the protein MVPAVDRCGNNRCTVLSQILLLCVTQKGHGGLNQLGGAFVNGRPLPEVVRQRIVDLAHQGVRPCDISRQLRVSHGCVSKILGRYYETGSIRPGVIGGSKPKVATPKVVEKIGDYKRQNPTMFAWEIRDRLLAEGVCDNDTVPSVSSINRIIRTKVQQPFNLPMDSCVATKSLSPGHTLIPSSAVTPPESPQSDSLGSTYSINGLLGIAQPGSDKRKMDDSDQDSCRLSIDSQSSSSGPRKHLRTDAFSQHHLEPLECPFERQHYPEAYASPSHTKGEQGLYPLPLLNSSLDDGKATLTPSNTPLGRNLSTHQTYPVVAAPPFWICSKSAPGSQPVPRSRPSMPFPMLPPCTGSSRARPSSQGERWWGPRCPDTHPTSPPADRAAMPPLPSQAWWQVRRGLAGRGALHRGSIGARWDTRGKRHSVPYS
- the PAX8 gene encoding paired box protein Pax-8 isoform X13, translated to MPHNSIRSGHGGLNQLGGAFVNGRPLPEVVRQRIVDLAHQGVRPCDISRQLRVSHGCVSKILGSRYYETGSIRPGVIGGSKPKVATPKVVEKIGDYKRQNPTMFAWEIRDRLLAEGVCDNDTVPSVSSINRIIRTKVQQPFNLPMDSCVATKSLSPGHTLIPSSAVTPPESPQSDSLGSTYSINGLLGIAQPGSDKRKMDDSDQDSCRLSIDSQSSSSGPRKHLRTDAFSQHHLEPLECPFERQHYPEAYASPSHTKGEQGLYPLPLLNSSLDDGKATLTPSNTPLGRNLSTHQTYPVVAAPPFWICSKSAPGSQPVPRSRPSMPFPMLPPCTGSSRARPSSQGERWWGPRCPDTHPTSPPADRAAMPPLPSQAWWQEVNTLAMPMATPPTPPTARPGASPTPAC
- the PAX8 gene encoding paired box protein Pax-8 isoform X15, with the protein product MPHNSIRSGHGGLNQLGGAFVNGRPLPEVVRQRIVDLAHQGVRPCDISRQLRVSHGCVSKILGSRYYETGSIRPGVIGGSKPKVATPKVVEKIGDYKRQNPTMFAWEIRDRLLAEGVCDNDTVPSVSSINRIIRTKVQQPFNLPMDSCVATKSLSPGHTLIPSSAVTPPESPQSDSLGSTYSINGLLGIAQPGSDKRKMDDSDQDSCRLSIDSQSSSSGPRKHLRTDAFSQHHLEPLECPFERQHYPEAYASPSHTKGEQGLYPLPLLNSSLDDGKATLTPSNTPLGRNLSTHQTYPVVAGREMVGPTLPGYPPHIPTSGQGSYASSAIAGMVAGSEYSGNAYGHTPYSSYSEAWRFPNSSLLSSPYYYSSTSRPSAPPTTATAFDHL